A window of Bacteroidota bacterium genomic DNA:
TGTAGTTTTTAAAATCAACATCAAGCTTTTTCTTTAATGTGGCTTTTACATCAATCTGCGTCAGAACTCCGAAACCTTCTGTTTTTAATTGTTCAGTAACTTTTATAATGGCTTCTTCAAAGCTAATATTGTTCAATTTCTTGCTGAATGAATAGGATGATGATTCGTTCGTATTGATCATTTCCATCAATTGATTATCAGCTTGAAAAATCATCATTGCTGTTGAATCTTCTTTTATAATCTGGATAAATTCTCTTAACATATCCTGATTAGTAACCAGCGACTTAAATACTTCAGTACGCGTATCCTCGTTTTCCAAATTCACATTTTCATCGGATTGTTGAGTACAACTACTTATCGCTAACAATATACACATCGCAAAAACAACTGTTAAATACCTCATTCGTTTAATTTTAAATTTTAAAAAAAGAGGTTCTGAAACTAATCAGAACCTCATGTTATGTCGAAGTCAATAATTACTTCTTAATAATCATCCCCCTGTATAAACCTTCACTGGAGATTAGCTGAATAATATAGGAGCCACTGGCTAAATGACTTATATCAATTTGCTTTAAATTCACATGATGAGTTTTATCCTCCACTAAAAGGTTTCCATTCAAATCATAAAGCTGAATTGTGGTGGTTGCATCTGATTCGAATTCAATATTCAGCATATCAGAAGCAGGATTTGGATAAATTTTAGCCGACAATGAATTAGCCTCCTGCATCCCAGTAGACTTTAATAATGAGAAAAACTCTAGTTCAGTTGTCTGTCCAGAAATATCTGACACCACACTTACATCCCATAATCCAATCCAAGCATCTTTTTTGAAGACAAATTCTACTGTTAAAACACTATCATTAATTGCTTCTACAGAGGTTCCTATCAAATCGGCTTCCAATGGATTCGACAAAAATACTTGTACTAATTTTGCATTCGTAAACTCTGTTCCACTGCATTGAATGTTCATATGAATACTATCTCCCTGATAAGCACTGTCAGGTGTAATGGATTTTATTTTGATGACCAAAGGACGAGAAATCACTTCAAATCCAGCCGAAAGTGTCAAGTTTTCTGTAAATCCCCATAAACGAACATCATAAAAGCCCAGCGCAATTGTTTTTGGAATAGTAACATAAGCAATGGCTATCGTATCGCTTAAAATATGTACTGAATCGGAAATAAAGTTACCTTGATTGCTTTGGAATCGTACACGAGGATTTGTAGATCCAACAAAACTCGTGTTTTTCCCTTTGACTAAAACAGATAGAACTTCTCCCCAAGCAGCCTTTGCAGGACTTACATATTCTATTTGAGGAGCGTTTGGAGAAACCAGAATTTCAAATCCTTCTGCCAAAATCATGTCTCCATGAATAGTTCCATTTACCTCCACATCATATAAGCCAAGTCTGGCATTTGCAGGAATTATAAAATCGGCAACAATCAGGGAATCATTAACTATTTTAATGCCGCTAGGACTAATAACGGTAAACCTTTGTACCAGTTGAACATTGATCATTGCACCACTCGTAAACAAGGTATTTTTCCCGTGGATGGATACCGACAATGTATCTCCCTGATAGGCAAATGCAGGATCTACTAAACTAATTTGAGGCGACCATTGGGAAATTAAGACTTCAACCATATCTTGCCCGGTAATTGATTGGGCAGCATATGGAAGAATTTCAACATCATAAAATCCTATTGGAGCATTTTCAGGAATTGTAACATAGGCGTAAAGAAATGTATCGTTAACCACTTGAATGGAATCTGTATTAATGATGTTCGTTGCATTAAAAAGCAATCGGATAATGGGGGGAGTTTGTGTATTCAAACTGGTATACTGACAATTTATAGAAAGAGCATAGCTTTCTTTTTGATTTAATTCGTTTGGCGTAACTGATAATATTTTAGGAAATATCTGTGTAGCATTAATAGTAAACGACTGGCCCAATTGCAATGTCCCATCCACATTATTTACTGCTCTGAAATCATAAATACCGGTTTGAGCAATGAGTGGAATATTGAAATGGGCATATAATAAGGAGTCGTTATCGATATCAAATGAATCGGCATAAATAGAGTTATTTGCCCCCATTCTTAATAAAACCTGTGTTGTAACGCCTGAAAGGAAATGAGAATTGGTTCCATTCACACTAACTTTTACATATTCGTTTTGAACACCTTCCGAAGGATAAATAGCAATTATAGCTGGAGCTGTAAGGGATTCTTTAATTAGGAATGCAGCTGTTAGGTTCAGCAATCCATCCATCGTATTATCGATTCTAAAATCATACATATTAGGAGCCATCTGATAGGATATTGTAAAATAAGCAACTAATAGTGTATCATTGGTAATGTTAACTGAATCAGCATTAATTATATTCCAGTTACCTCTTTGTATTCGATAATAATTATTTGTTCCTGATAAGAAATGCGTGTTTTTTCCCACAACTGTAATGGCAATATGTTCTCCCTGATAAGCACTATCGGGATTTATGGAAATAATCTGAGGACTAAATGGTGATAATACAACCTCAAATGAATTGTCTAATACTATTTCATTATCAATTGAATTGTTAAGCACTACATCCCAAAGCCCAACATTTGCATCCATTGGAATGGTGAAATCGGCATATAATGCGGTGTCGTTAATCACGGTAAATGTATCTGCATCAATCACATCCCACCAACCCATTTCTAAACTAATGGCACTAAATGTAGCTTGTGTAAAGTTTGTATTCGCAGCAATGACCAACAATGTTAAGGACGTGCCCTGATAGCTGCTATCAGGATTTACAGAAATGATTTTGGGTTTAAATGGAGACTCGATCACTTCAAAATTGTCATTTAAACTAATCGTTCCATCCAGGTTATGATCAATTATAAGATCGTACAAGCCAGTAGCTGCTGTAAACGGAAATGTAAAATAAGCCGTAATATTCGTGTCATTATTTACAATAAAAGAATCGGCATTAAACGTACCATTGAATCCTCCAATACGTAGCCTGATTCTAGTGATGCTTCCTGAAGCATACTTTGTATTGACAGAGAGGATGGTAGCTACAATGGATGTTCCCTGATAAGCACTATCAGGATTAATACTGATGATATTTGGTGCAGTAGGAGATGCCGTGATATAGAAAGAATTTGGTAGCAGCATATTTCCATCAGTAAAATTCAATACATTTACATCGCACCAACCACTTAAGGTATATGGTAAATCAAAATAAGCCAGCAATAAACTATCGTTTTGAATTGAAAATGAATCGCAAGATATTCGATTATTGCCTTGACGTAATGAAATGAAAAATGCATTATTTATAGCTGAGAAATGAGTCTGTGTACCAACAATTGTTAGAATGACTTGATTACCCTGCATGGCACTATCAGGTGTTACAGAAACCAAATTTTGTGCATCAACATTACTAAAAGTAATTGTTGCCAGAATAATAATCAAACTGAATTTAAATCTCATTGTCCTATAAACTCGTTCTGTAAAATTTCTCATAATCAATATTTTAGACTTAATTTTTTTATTATAATTGCTTAAGACACCCAAAGAATGAAGAACTTGTCAATTTGTCAATATATTTGGAAAGGCATTTTTATTGTACAATTCAAATTGTCTAATAATTAGCAATTTATGATTAATTTAGGGTTAAATTGCTATTTCAATTCCTTTATATATGACCATAAACTCCATTAAGAATTCATTTCGAAAAATTGAAAACTGCATTAATAGTCGTCAATTGCATGAAGCTTTTACTTTATTGCAAATTCAGATTAGTGCCAATTTGCTTGGAGAGCATCAGATTCAACTTGATAATCTAAGAATGACTTATGATAATATATTGAAGTTTACCATGACCGGATCATCAGATCCTGAAAGATCAAAGGTTTACAGCAAATTGCTCATATCTAGTTTGGAATTAACAGCAAAAGTGAAACAACACATTATTCAATCAAGCGGATATTTCCCAATTTATAGACAAAAACAAGCATATCAGGTTAAAAATAATCTGACAAAAGAAGAAGCTTCCAAACTAATTGACTTATTATCTGCTGAAATTGAATTAGACGATTTGCTATTGAATTCCTCTGTTGAAAGTCAACAGAAAGATAACACTACGCTTCAAGACGTATTCAATAGGTTATGGCTTACTGATACGTATAGTGTTACCGAAGAGCATTTTGTCAGGGAGTTAATGAAATCTGAGTATTTCCCCTGGTATAATAAAGGATTATTGGTATCAGCCATTACACTAGGCTTGCTAAATATCTTCGATATTTCAAAAATAAATTTATTAGCTGAAATTTATAAAGGTGGACAGGAAGCAGTAAGTCAGCGTGCTTTGGTAGGCTTTGTACTGGCATTATTCAAATACGACAAGCAACTTATTCTATATCCCGATCTGCAAAAACAACTAAAAAAGTTAGCGAAAACCGAAAATTTCAATGACGATTTAGAGCTGATTCTATTGCAACTAATAAAGTCGAAAGACACTGAAAAACTGAGCAAAAAATTACAGGAAGAAATTTTACCGGAAGTCATGAAAATGGCTCCTAAGCTTAGCGATAAATTGGATATTGAAAACATGTTATCTGAAGCAGCAGACGAAGATAAGAATCCTGATTGGCAAGAGTTTTTTAAAGATACACCCAAGCTATACCAAAAAATTGAAGAATTTTCCAACCTTCAACTAGATGGTTCTGATGTATTTATGAGCACATTCGCCATGCTTAAACGTTTTCCTTTTTTCAATCAATTTACCAATTGGTTATTG
This region includes:
- a CDS encoding T9SS type A sorting domain-containing protein; the protein is MRNFTERVYRTMRFKFSLIIILATITFSNVDAQNLVSVTPDSAMQGNQVILTIVGTQTHFSAINNAFFISLRQGNNRISCDSFSIQNDSLLLAYFDLPYTLSGWCDVNVLNFTDGNMLLPNSFYITASPTAPNIISINPDSAYQGTSIVATILSVNTKYASGSITRIRLRIGGFNGTFNADSFIVNNDTNITAYFTFPFTAATGLYDLIIDHNLDGTISLNDNFEVIESPFKPKIISVNPDSSYQGTSLTLLVIAANTNFTQATFSAISLEMGWWDVIDADTFTVINDTALYADFTIPMDANVGLWDVVLNNSIDNEIVLDNSFEVVLSPFSPQIISINPDSAYQGEHIAITVVGKNTHFLSGTNNYYRIQRGNWNIINADSVNITNDTLLVAYFTISYQMAPNMYDFRIDNTMDGLLNLTAAFLIKESLTAPAIIAIYPSEGVQNEYVKVSVNGTNSHFLSGVTTQVLLRMGANNSIYADSFDIDNDSLLYAHFNIPLIAQTGIYDFRAVNNVDGTLQLGQSFTINATQIFPKILSVTPNELNQKESYALSINCQYTSLNTQTPPIIRLLFNATNIINTDSIQVVNDTFLYAYVTIPENAPIGFYDVEILPYAAQSITGQDMVEVLISQWSPQISLVDPAFAYQGDTLSVSIHGKNTLFTSGAMINVQLVQRFTVISPSGIKIVNDSLIVADFIIPANARLGLYDVEVNGTIHGDMILAEGFEILVSPNAPQIEYVSPAKAAWGEVLSVLVKGKNTSFVGSTNPRVRFQSNQGNFISDSVHILSDTIAIAYVTIPKTIALGFYDVRLWGFTENLTLSAGFEVISRPLVIKIKSITPDSAYQGDSIHMNIQCSGTEFTNAKLVQVFLSNPLEADLIGTSVEAINDSVLTVEFVFKKDAWIGLWDVSVVSDISGQTTELEFFSLLKSTGMQEANSLSAKIYPNPASDMLNIEFESDATTTIQLYDLNGNLLVEDKTHHVNLKQIDISHLASGSYIIQLISSEGLYRGMIIKK